tggagttcaggtcagcccagtttgctggccagtccagcccagttacaccatggtcactgaagcagcttttggtccctttgccagtgtgggcaggtgccaagtcctgctggaaaatgaaagcagcatctccatagagcttgtggaagcatgaagactctaaaatgtcctgctagatggctgctatgttgactgtggacttcagaaaacacagtggagcaacagcagcagaggacatggccccaaaccaccactgactgtaGACTCACATAttcaactttttcacaatattctaattttctgacaGAGTTTTGGGTTattaaaattacaagaaaaacaacaatgtgtaatcaatctatataatgtatgggtttcactttctgaaatgattgacaaaaaatattggactttttcatgatattctaattttttgagatgtacctgtatatttACAGCTTGCAATAGGGGTTATGTTTTATTCACTCATTATTCACATatggtttttgttttgatagATAAGTAAAGTCAGATGTTGGACATAAAGAAAAGCAGAACTAAAGTGTTTCCTGTTATATaccaaaataataaagataGCTGTTATATTGGCGCGTGTAAAGGTTACTTGGCCTTGTTCCGTTTTGCTCTGCTGTTACTAAGGCTgagttcagactgcaggcgaatctgattcaaatcagattccttctcaaatccgatttttagggctgactgtccacactgttcttagcaagtgtccaaatgggatatggctctgttcagactgggccacattatcgactgatctgacaggttgctgtagtaacggcgtctgacgtcatataattgcgacggcgacaagaaaaacaacaacaaacatgatggaggcaggtcacctcagtatattggccttatcactgtccagtagaggtgcagaacatctcagacgcaccaggggagaaaccgggcgtattttggctggcagtctgaacgaagCCTTAGGACCTTCAGTGAAAACAGTGCCCAGCAGCCTCACGTATCAAAAACTTTCATACTAAAGACGGCTTACTCAtaaaactgcactgcaaaaaaagacaagttgGGTGAAGTCAAAATTTGGCTTCAcccaacaaacttcgataaaattttaagttggagaattaaactaaatattttaagttttgttttttatgtttgctcaactctgaattcagatttttgtcaactcaactgtaagttgtactaatttataattttacattgtaataacttttaatccttacttctgctaacttctgcaatgtgctgaagtggcacgattgtaacgctgctatgaaatgtcagctaatgttgcgatcacaattttgagttagcattgatatgctaatggctactcttgtagctgtaacaagcagcgccgctagcatcagttagccgctagcatcagttagctgctagctttcgctcaagaccgaatttcacaacaaagaaataagagttagcagaactattgtcccttgttgtgaaccccaacttaaagatataagtaacaacaactcacaaacttgtttttgagcagacaactggcttcctttgttgtgctaacttacattattgccctaaatgtcaataatttatatttccaagttttaccaacttaaatcactgtttcaggccaaaaaatacaagttggctttttttgcagtgtgcaaaaGAATGTACGCAAAGACACCCTCATGTTTCAAACTGTCCTGACGTCACATTCTGTCTCAATACGTCccaatatgaatatgaatgcaCATGCACCGGCCTCCTATCCACCCTGGCTGTTCCCGcaaatgacatgcaaatgaTTACAAATATACAGGCTTGTCAGCTTGCTGTGCAAGTCAAAAAAAAGTTGTCTGACATCAAGGTGAAATTCATCTAATACATAATTCATTACATTCTACACATTCCCTCCGGGACGACATTTTGGGTTTTAACCCCTGCAATATTAAGAAATGCATTGCTGCGCACATGAAGAGTGTAGCTCCCGCGGGTGAAGGACGCCACAGGATGAAAGGGTAACAGGAGTGTTTGGGTCGCAGTTGTAATTTCCCAACAGCTTGTTGCCATAATTAATCATCACCTACCAGATGAGTTTTGCCtcacacctgacttattctgcCCACACGCACTGTGTTTTCTTCCCTGAGGAGATGTGTGCCTCCTATGCGTCATGGATCTCTGAGCGCCTGAGGTGTGTTAACATCTCCGTGTCACATTAATAGGAAAAACTGTTGCCAATAAAAATAACTGTGCCAGGTAGTTTTAGCTTAGTTTACTTGCAATATGTTGTGAAAACATCAAGAAAGTCGTTTCTGCCAGACAAGATTTTATACCGCAGTCTGCACTTTGTCACTTTTCATGCATGTTGCTTGTGCATAACAAACTGCTTAAgcaatctttgtgtgtgttgatacatgaggccccaggaTCCATGGTCCTGATCATCTGTCCATAACAAAACAAAGGCAAGCGTACAATTATTACCCAAAGTTTCCATTACAAACGTCGACCACAGTTTAGAGACAGTTGCAGTAATGTGCTCCCAGATCTCAGCAATCAACATGTTGAGTACAGTCGGAGTTGTAATAAACCAGAATTATCATTATAACTTATACACATAAAACCAACACTGACGTTACTCTGCATAAGTATTGAGATGTAACATACTGTACATCACTGCCATGCATTGCATTTGGAGTATGGGACCTcagctgaggaaaaaaaatcccattttttATATACTAGTTGCATTTGTCAAGAGCTGTCAGCACTTTATGGACTCAGAGGTCCAGGTAGTTTGGTTCAAAATTGATTCCACAGTGAAAACATATCCCTCCTTCACTAAATTGTGCACACTGTGTCCTGGAAACAAGCAAACCCATGTAGGCTTTGCAATTTCTTGCATTACTGCCAACCCATACAACAGACCTAAACCGTCCATTAAATTGCATTGCTCATCTGTGACAGTGTAGGGTCTGTATATTGTTTCTTTCAATTATATAAAACATCTAACACATGAATTGGAAGCCAAGCAAAGACCATAAACTCTGTGTATCAATATTCCACTGAAGACTGAGGACAGGCTCAAGTTTTGGAAGATCCTTGTGAGAATGAGAACATTGTACTCCAATGATCCAGGGCTCAGTTTCTGCCTGTCCcacacaggaaaaacaaaaatatagtgCAGTTTTAGAATCCAGGGGAAATCTCATTATGATCCTTGGTCGTCAGAGTGTTTTTACCCAGAACTACTCTCAGGAATGTGAAAAGCGGCCAATCACTGGAAAGGCCCAGAGCCAAAACTCTTATCCCACTGATAACACTGCTGCTCTAGCTGGTCCAACAGTTTATCCACTGAGTCCTCTTTGTTCTCCAGTTTCAGGTAGCGTCTCCCGCTGCCCAGGTCTAGCCGAGGCCAGCTTCGGCGAGTTTGATCCTCTGCAACATCCACTTGCAAAGGGATGTTAACGCAAACCTGCGATCCAGCCTCTCTCCTCATGACTCCCAGCTGATTTATTTCCCCCTCCTTCCTGGGCCTGTGGAGTCCATCCTCCAGACACACACCAGTCCGAGCTATATAAGGCTTAGTCCTGTAGCTCATACTGTGGCAGCGCCTCGGCTCAATAGCTGGGGTATCCACCTCATCCAGAGTGGACATGGAGCTGGCAGACACCAGCTTGAAGAGTGGGGTGCGCTCTGGATAGAAGCCGGCACTGTGCTCGGCACTAGACTGTGTGTTAAAGTCTGTCTGACTGGAATTACATGAGTTGGAGTGGGAGGAGTGCAGGGAGGGCGGAGGCTCTGACTCCTGGTGGTGGAGGGCCTCCGTCTGGAGGACAGCTTGCTGGAAGATGCCCTCCGCTCTTTCCTCCTGGTCTGGGTGGTGTCTTGTCTGGAGCAGGGGCTCTGAGCTGGtcagctgctgcagacagaGGATGTTAAGATGGGCAGCTGGTAAACTGCTCACCCACTGGTAGTGTTTGGCCATGGAGTTGGCTGTGGCTATTTCTTTAAGGTCTGCTGAGGGAACGGCCGCAGACACAGAGCAGATTACACTGCGCATCTGAGCCAGCAGCATCTGAGTCTCTCTGTCCCTGTTCTCGTAAAGGACTGTGTTGGCACAGATGAGAATGAAGAGTCCTACCCCCATGATGACAGGTCCCAGCAGCTTCATCCGTTCACTGTGGATGAGGCTGGCTGAGGATAGCAGGCCCTTGGCGCCCAAGCTCCAGCCAGACGTATGCGACTCAGACATGCTTTCCCCCTCCGCAGCTTCCAGGATGGACGATCTGGACATGCGGTACGGCCAGTATCCTGCCACAGCCAGAGCGGTGCCAACCACCACCACGATGACCCCCAGCACCAAGAAGGCTCCAGGTATGGAGCGAATACGAAGCTTGCCTTGGATCACCCCGTCCTTCTTCTTTCTGCCTCGTAAGCTGAAGCGAGACTTCCGTCGGCAAGGAGGTGAAGTTGTTGCATCACCCGGGGCCTTCTGGGTCTTCATGGCATCGGTCCGTCCAGAGCTGTGGCTCCTGGTGCACCCTGTCAGAGCACTTTGGGAGGacatttaaagagttaatttagGTAAAGCAGAGCATGTACATGTAGCATTCATTAATTCAACTACACATGAGTTTATATCAATACATCAGTCGGCTGATAGATTACAAAAATGTGATatgtaaataattatttcttttGATTACAGGTACATGATTATGcattttccatttgttttaaCTATTGTTCAATATTTAAGATTTAATTGTGAAACAGTTTAAAGCaaggttcgtacactttttgagtggtcaaattcaagcacttttcaaggactctcaaggtccattttcaagcttttccaggaccttataACGGTTgtaagttttatgttttagatgagtacttacatgctaaaaggggtcatttcaatctcaatattcaatgtagtatttttttcattgaacatgtgattatctatagtcaggttgaaagagaaat
This genomic interval from Centropristis striata isolate RG_2023a ecotype Rhode Island chromosome 14, C.striata_1.0, whole genome shotgun sequence contains the following:
- the tmem200b gene encoding transmembrane protein 200A, translated to MKTQKAPGDATTSPPCRRKSRFSLRGRKKKDGVIQGKLRIRSIPGAFLVLGVIVVVVGTALAVAGYWPYRMSRSSILEAAEGESMSESHTSGWSLGAKGLLSSASLIHSERMKLLGPVIMGVGLFILICANTVLYENRDRETQMLLAQMRSVICSVSAAVPSADLKEIATANSMAKHYQWVSSLPAAHLNILCLQQLTSSEPLLQTRHHPDQEERAEGIFQQAVLQTEALHHQESEPPPSLHSSHSNSCNSSQTDFNTQSSAEHSAGFYPERTPLFKLVSASSMSTLDEVDTPAIEPRRCHSMSYRTKPYIARTGVCLEDGLHRPRKEGEINQLGVMRREAGSQVCVNIPLQVDVAEDQTRRSWPRLDLGSGRRYLKLENKEDSVDKLLDQLEQQCYQWDKSFGSGPFQ